In the Gemmatimonadaceae bacterium genome, one interval contains:
- a CDS encoding TM0106 family RecB-like putative nuclease, giving the protein MQIYQSSPLYSAKDLLNFLGCQHSTALDLLVLQGDVAPPPDEADAYLDLLKNKGIDHERSFLEQRRAEGRSLCEVPRLDSIDAMAAATAEAMRQGVDVIYQGALVSHPWHGYSDFLFRVDTPSALGNYSYEVADTKLARRAKPKHVVQLCLYSRLVALTQELMPSRAHVILGDGSTFSFRLNDYVHYCDVACERFLTFVGASGRSTAPEPCAHCETCRWSKRCTKQWEET; this is encoded by the coding sequence GTGCAAATCTACCAATCGTCGCCCCTCTATTCAGCGAAAGACCTCCTCAATTTCCTCGGCTGCCAGCACTCCACCGCCTTGGACCTTCTCGTGCTACAGGGCGACGTGGCACCACCTCCCGATGAGGCCGATGCCTACCTCGACCTCCTCAAGAACAAAGGCATCGATCACGAACGCTCGTTTCTCGAGCAGCGTCGCGCCGAGGGCCGATCACTGTGCGAAGTCCCGCGACTCGATTCGATCGATGCGATGGCGGCCGCTACGGCGGAAGCCATGCGACAGGGTGTCGACGTCATCTATCAGGGCGCCCTCGTTAGTCACCCGTGGCACGGCTACTCCGACTTTCTATTCCGCGTCGATACGCCCTCGGCGCTCGGCAACTACTCCTACGAAGTCGCGGACACAAAACTCGCACGAAGGGCCAAACCAAAGCACGTCGTTCAGCTCTGCCTGTACTCCCGACTCGTCGCGCTCACCCAGGAGCTGATGCCGTCCCGAGCGCATGTGATACTCGGCGACGGCAGCACCTTCAGCTTTCGCCTAAACGATTATGTCCACTACTGCGATGTGGCGTGCGAGCGATTCCTAACGTTCGTTGGCGCGAGCGGCCGCAGCACGGCGCCGGAACCATGCGCCCATTGCGAAACCTGCCGCTGGTCTAAGCGCTGTACCAAGCAGTGGGAAGAGACC
- a CDS encoding DUF488 family protein, translating to MSVSYPKSARMATPDLLDRQRRLLELLDALGGSAGRLDFQKLLFLYCQEPYGAGTYQFVPYRFGAFSFTSYADRRKLIERGLLAADDEQWQLTPQGRRTIGGTQDMMMATFADRHRHLRGDALVAETYRRFPYYAIRSEIADRVLHGERKALARIAAARPALPKSGTLSTIGYEGLTIESYLNALIGAGVTLLCDVRRNPISRKYGFAKRTLANACEGVAVRYEHLPELGIASEQRRNLATQADYDALFTEYERDYLPSQLAAVKRIASWISEGQRVALTCYERLPEQCHRHCVGEAVEKEIGAGMAASHLSA from the coding sequence ATGAGCGTCTCGTACCCGAAGTCTGCTCGAATGGCCACGCCGGACCTGCTCGATCGGCAACGCCGCCTGCTCGAGCTTCTTGACGCGCTTGGTGGCTCCGCCGGCCGCCTCGATTTTCAGAAGCTCCTCTTTCTCTACTGTCAGGAACCCTACGGTGCGGGGACGTATCAATTCGTCCCCTACCGGTTCGGTGCGTTCTCGTTCACATCGTACGCCGATCGTCGCAAGCTGATCGAACGTGGTTTGCTCGCAGCCGATGACGAGCAGTGGCAGCTCACGCCCCAGGGTAGGCGCACAATCGGCGGGACACAAGATATGATGATGGCGACGTTTGCAGATCGGCATCGCCATCTGCGTGGCGATGCGCTTGTGGCCGAGACTTATCGGCGCTTCCCATACTACGCCATTCGCAGCGAGATCGCGGATCGCGTGCTCCACGGGGAAAGGAAGGCACTCGCACGGATAGCGGCGGCCCGTCCCGCTTTGCCGAAGTCCGGCACTCTCTCGACTATCGGCTATGAAGGCCTAACCATCGAGAGTTACCTGAACGCGCTTATCGGCGCAGGCGTGACACTCCTGTGCGACGTTCGTCGCAATCCGATCAGTCGAAAGTATGGCTTCGCGAAGCGCACGCTCGCGAATGCCTGCGAAGGCGTAGCCGTTCGTTACGAGCATCTTCCCGAGCTCGGTATCGCATCCGAGCAGCGACGAAACCTCGCAACGCAGGCTGACTACGACGCGCTGTTTACTGAGTACGAGCGAGACTATCTGCCGAGCCAGCTCGCTGCGGTCAAACGAATCGCATCGTGGATTTCGGAAGGCCAACGAGTGGCGCTTACATGCTACGAGCGCCTACCGGAGCAATGCCATCGCCACTGCGTCGGTGAGGCTGTCGAGAAGGAAATTGGAGCTGGTATGGCTGCCAGTCACCTCAGTGCGTGA
- a CDS encoding DUF2357 domain-containing protein, which translates to MIDGAVAEATLSLVEDGRETGISLTIELLPNTPNEAFALLDLRRQVDRDTTLAPIQLLESTEYRFSITPSDSGHYTTDRPEIFLPDDRSGRTGRIRSGLATGLLPITVFREARVAGHLSLEVRSRKLDYLRQYQWMMRDIAAQMSEVVMERFAPSEHHFQVEEEADARTLYQKFCFLKSLLADEAFRAAVRLVLTRPYTQWDEQEEWRNPARGIKGSSKLVRRLVAAGWRGTDANGLGVVRDATRSSPTRIPVSVAHESLDNQPNRFVKFALENWRAQVVRVESALHRLPPSNPVSRGDVQVTAMLSELDELLAHDVFREIGELDQFPAASTILQQRQGYRDIYCAYLSSEFAAKLSWPGGEAVFGAGQRNVATLFEYWTFLQLATALARICGQSFDFTDLLRKDESGLSIGLMRGMQCVLKGKVDRLGRLVEVELWFNRTFSTGRHPGTSWARPMRPDCSVRLTPTSGVYVDMPEVWLHFDAKYRVESLFEILGPEATNADDELRDASRAALEVGAKRDDLMKMHAYRDAIRRSAGAYVLYPGSDSEKCLEYHELLPGLGAFGLEPTEEGPAAGISAIEAFLNNTIAHVASQTTQYERSRFWNEKSFGIDSLAAASVPAATFLKQPPADALVLLGYVKSRAHLRWIEEHRLYNLRADSRRGAVGLTSRELSAELLILYGQSVGEATLCQIKGIPRLFSAEQLQALSYPSTGGSLYYCLELEEKPARLDYPLFRRFSSSDAERILGTDAFFGAPGVVTWQELVDYLATTSLAVKRTSV; encoded by the coding sequence ATGATCGACGGGGCAGTCGCTGAGGCAACTCTGTCCCTTGTCGAAGACGGGAGGGAAACCGGCATTAGCCTGACGATTGAACTTCTACCCAACACACCGAACGAGGCGTTCGCGCTGCTCGATTTGCGGCGGCAGGTTGATAGAGATACTACCCTGGCGCCGATTCAGCTCCTCGAGAGCACAGAATACCGGTTCTCGATCACACCCAGCGATTCTGGACACTACACTACCGATCGCCCCGAGATCTTCCTGCCAGATGACCGATCCGGAAGAACCGGCCGAATACGGAGCGGTTTGGCCACCGGACTACTTCCAATAACTGTTTTTCGCGAGGCGCGAGTCGCTGGGCACCTTAGCCTCGAAGTTCGCTCGAGGAAGCTTGACTACCTGCGGCAATACCAATGGATGATGCGCGATATCGCAGCGCAGATGTCCGAAGTTGTTATGGAGCGATTCGCGCCGTCAGAGCATCACTTCCAGGTGGAGGAGGAAGCGGATGCGCGCACGCTCTACCAGAAGTTCTGCTTTCTCAAAAGCCTACTCGCTGACGAAGCATTTCGTGCTGCCGTTCGTCTCGTGCTAACTCGCCCGTATACGCAATGGGATGAGCAAGAGGAATGGCGTAATCCTGCGAGAGGAATCAAAGGAAGCTCTAAGCTCGTTCGTCGGTTAGTCGCTGCAGGTTGGAGAGGCACAGATGCAAATGGGCTTGGCGTAGTAAGGGATGCAACGCGGTCTTCGCCCACGCGGATCCCAGTTTCAGTCGCGCATGAATCGCTCGACAATCAGCCGAATCGCTTCGTCAAGTTTGCGCTTGAGAACTGGCGTGCGCAGGTTGTCCGAGTCGAAAGCGCATTGCACCGTTTGCCGCCGAGCAATCCGGTCTCGCGGGGCGACGTTCAAGTAACCGCAATGCTATCCGAGCTCGACGAGCTTTTGGCGCACGACGTGTTTCGCGAGATCGGAGAGTTAGATCAATTTCCCGCCGCTAGCACAATTCTTCAGCAGCGACAAGGATATCGCGACATTTATTGTGCGTACTTGTCTTCGGAGTTCGCGGCAAAACTGAGCTGGCCAGGCGGGGAAGCGGTTTTCGGCGCGGGTCAGAGAAACGTCGCCACTCTTTTTGAATATTGGACCTTCCTTCAGCTTGCGACTGCGCTAGCACGTATCTGCGGCCAGTCCTTTGACTTCACTGACTTGCTCCGCAAAGACGAATCGGGCTTGAGCATCGGCCTCATGCGAGGAATGCAGTGCGTGTTAAAGGGCAAGGTTGATCGCCTCGGCCGACTTGTTGAGGTCGAACTGTGGTTCAATCGCACATTTTCTACTGGTCGCCATCCTGGTACCTCATGGGCGCGGCCGATGCGCCCAGACTGTTCTGTGCGCCTAACGCCGACCAGTGGTGTCTACGTCGATATGCCCGAGGTTTGGTTGCATTTCGACGCGAAGTATCGCGTTGAAAGCCTGTTCGAAATACTTGGGCCTGAAGCAACGAACGCCGACGATGAGCTTCGTGACGCATCGCGTGCCGCACTTGAGGTGGGCGCGAAGCGCGACGATCTGATGAAGATGCATGCATACCGCGATGCGATCCGTCGATCAGCGGGCGCGTACGTTCTCTATCCGGGGAGCGACAGCGAGAAGTGCTTGGAGTACCACGAATTGTTGCCAGGGCTCGGCGCCTTCGGGCTGGAGCCAACTGAAGAAGGACCTGCCGCGGGAATCAGCGCCATCGAAGCATTTCTGAACAACACTATAGCTCACGTGGCTTCTCAAACCACGCAATACGAACGTTCGCGTTTTTGGAATGAGAAGTCCTTCGGAATAGATTCTTTGGCAGCGGCATCGGTTCCAGCTGCCACCTTTCTTAAGCAACCGCCCGCTGACGCCCTGGTGTTGCTGGGGTACGTGAAGAGCCGAGCTCACTTGCGGTGGATTGAGGAACACCGTCTGTACAACCTGCGCGCGGATTCGCGACGCGGTGCGGTTGGTCTCACGTCGCGAGAGCTTTCCGCCGAGTTGCTGATACTCTACGGACAATCGGTCGGTGAAGCGACGCTCTGTCAGATAAAGGGCATCCCGCGATTATTTTCTGCAGAACAATTGCAGGCGTTGTCCTACCCAAGCACTGGCGGATCGCTCTACTACTGCTTGGAGCTTGAAGAGAAGCCAGCGCGTCTCGACTATCCTCTCTTTCGGCGCTTTTCTTCGAGTGATGCGGAACGAATACTGGGCACGGATGCGTTTTTCGGGGCTCCGGGTGTCGTCACTTGGCAGGAACTTGTCGACTACCTAGCTACTACGTCCCTTGCAGTCAAGCGGACATCGGTGTGA
- a CDS encoding DUF3578 domain-containing protein translates to MTSDFGVTTGLQTSFEAILAGYRSARTADAFSGSHPITELFRRIQDDLKATGSIKRRPTLTVKWSVGQGNWTNVPWIALLDRRETDTTQHGVYPVYLFRQDMSGFYLTFNQGVTRPFKRLGKTEGRKLLKATIADIRSRCESLGNSGFRLDDRIDLAAASGVGADYEVSTIAYKYYEAAHVPSDDTLVADLEAVLVAYDDYLERPERGRTPSPTIRSWIFQSNPDKWDVQSALAELSSFGFTVRQHADEIAEGDKVYLWQSGPEAGIVGVAAVEGRPAIGTLDGPTARFVKEGLGLTEPQLLAPLRVVSRLSHPLLKRELANVPSLLELTILRAPQGTNFLLTQLQAEAIDDLIADQERTGASSSPVADLSAVVSAFAACLTRSHVDFSPQHVQFTRAFVVSLAAKRLLILTGLSGSGKTQIALHFGQWCGDDRYRVVPVRPDWTGPEALLGYEDALLPVVEGRRAWCVPEALEFMLTAAGDPTNPYVLILDEMNLAHVERYFADVLSGMESGEPCLPNLELESGLWRLIEDEPNRIRFPDNLFVVGTVNVDETTYMFSPKVLDRANTIEFRVPTSALRFDAHRPLAGEAGDDALVRGFLQVARDSDWQSEHQSPNREEFVRCLRSLHELLVEGGFEFGHRVVQEIVRFAAMLASAGEPNWRTALDLVVMQKIMPKLHGSRRRLEPTLTALARYCVAPEDFLPNTQSASDTFDPLGSLPLSVALPVSFDKVRRMIRNLRANQFASFSE, encoded by the coding sequence ATGACTTCAGACTTCGGAGTCACCACGGGACTGCAAACCTCTTTCGAAGCGATTCTGGCAGGGTATCGTAGTGCTCGGACCGCAGATGCGTTTTCGGGCAGCCATCCGATCACAGAGCTATTCCGCCGTATTCAGGATGACTTGAAGGCGACAGGTTCGATTAAACGTCGCCCAACACTGACCGTCAAATGGTCCGTCGGCCAAGGGAATTGGACTAACGTTCCCTGGATAGCCCTATTGGATCGGAGAGAGACTGATACAACGCAGCATGGAGTTTACCCGGTGTACCTGTTTCGCCAGGACATGTCCGGATTCTACCTCACCTTCAACCAGGGGGTAACGCGTCCGTTTAAGCGCCTTGGAAAAACAGAAGGGCGAAAGTTGCTGAAGGCGACCATCGCTGACATAAGAAGCAGGTGCGAATCGCTCGGCAACTCGGGCTTTCGCCTTGACGACAGAATCGATCTGGCCGCTGCGAGCGGTGTCGGCGCGGACTACGAAGTATCAACGATCGCATACAAGTACTACGAAGCCGCGCATGTGCCGAGTGATGACACGCTCGTCGCCGACCTTGAGGCGGTCCTCGTCGCCTATGATGACTATCTCGAACGACCCGAGCGCGGCCGTACTCCTTCACCAACAATCCGTAGTTGGATCTTTCAAAGCAATCCGGACAAGTGGGATGTGCAGAGTGCCCTGGCTGAACTTTCCTCTTTCGGCTTCACGGTTCGACAACACGCTGATGAAATCGCCGAAGGCGACAAGGTTTACCTTTGGCAGTCTGGGCCGGAAGCCGGAATTGTCGGCGTCGCGGCGGTCGAGGGCAGGCCTGCGATTGGAACACTTGATGGGCCCACCGCGAGATTCGTGAAAGAAGGGCTTGGCCTAACAGAGCCACAGCTACTGGCGCCGCTCCGGGTCGTGAGCCGACTCTCACATCCATTGCTGAAACGAGAACTGGCGAATGTACCGTCGCTTCTTGAGCTGACGATCCTTCGCGCACCGCAGGGCACGAACTTCCTACTCACACAATTACAGGCAGAAGCGATCGATGACCTGATTGCCGACCAAGAGCGAACAGGCGCCAGCTCTTCACCTGTCGCGGATCTTTCCGCTGTCGTCAGCGCGTTCGCTGCGTGCCTAACCAGGAGCCACGTCGATTTCAGCCCGCAGCATGTTCAATTCACGCGCGCATTTGTCGTGAGCTTGGCCGCCAAGCGGCTCCTCATTCTGACGGGCCTTTCGGGGTCCGGAAAGACGCAGATCGCACTTCACTTTGGGCAATGGTGCGGTGACGATCGGTATCGCGTAGTCCCAGTGCGCCCAGATTGGACAGGCCCAGAGGCCCTTCTCGGCTATGAAGACGCTCTTCTCCCAGTTGTGGAGGGACGGCGCGCATGGTGCGTTCCGGAAGCGCTCGAGTTCATGCTGACGGCTGCTGGCGATCCGACGAACCCGTACGTTTTGATTCTGGATGAGATGAACCTTGCACACGTCGAGCGATACTTCGCGGATGTGCTATCTGGAATGGAATCAGGCGAACCGTGCTTACCAAATCTTGAGCTGGAAAGCGGCCTGTGGCGCCTGATTGAGGATGAGCCCAACAGGATTCGGTTTCCGGACAACCTTTTCGTTGTCGGCACTGTGAACGTCGATGAGACGACGTACATGTTCTCGCCAAAGGTCCTCGACCGTGCGAATACAATCGAATTCAGAGTGCCGACGTCAGCGCTTCGTTTCGATGCGCATAGACCACTGGCAGGAGAAGCCGGTGACGACGCACTCGTCAGAGGCTTTCTACAAGTAGCTCGTGACAGCGACTGGCAGTCAGAGCACCAATCGCCCAATCGCGAAGAGTTCGTCCGCTGTTTACGCTCCCTGCACGAACTGCTTGTCGAAGGTGGCTTCGAGTTCGGCCATCGCGTTGTTCAGGAAATAGTGCGCTTCGCAGCCATGTTGGCGAGCGCCGGTGAACCGAATTGGAGAACTGCGCTTGACTTGGTGGTGATGCAAAAGATTATGCCTAAACTCCATGGTTCTAGGAGACGGCTGGAACCTACTCTCACGGCCCTAGCTCGGTATTGTGTGGCACCAGAAGACTTCTTGCCTAACACGCAGTCTGCGAGTGATACTTTTGACCCGCTTGGCTCGCTTCCTCTATCCGTCGCTTTGCCCGTGTCGTTCGACAAGGTCCGGCGTATGATCCGAAACCTGCGAGCCAATCAATTCGCGAGTTTTTCGGAATGA